The following are encoded in a window of Geoalkalibacter sp. genomic DNA:
- a CDS encoding NAD-glutamate dehydrogenase yields the protein MNIFVDTATEDPGRDGLGALTEEILTRLASLAPDGQGEALRQLALELEIHTARSYFQHLPAERLAGWITQIFTFIDARREDVALALVPGVRAGRWYLLTNTPDAPFLVDSLQTLLNRNRLRFQVISHPILTIRRRQGRIVELSAGSGRAPRESLILVELQGLQEKARRRLEDEIREVFAAVLQVERDRRKLSACLRRLEKLAPTEEDREFWSWLQNDNFLPFGYRGWLVAQPGGAGQVTLGEEPLGIFPGLPDMQKGETLPLARFGSEVHRRILRDSLVVVDTTENLSPVHRGEHLYYLGWREPLPDGSCREHAFCGLFSQKFLEEPTFSVPSLRRKIERALQALGIPRGCHDYNKTIDIFNTFPKVELFFMSPEALQAAVRSFTFLYREGAVKVVVAPSLSLRSLTLLLIMPREFYDPAHIDRLEAYIRRFFHAEESSSRPIHLSSDYLSLHVRVTAVAKDAPHDVRRLERGLTEIARPWDMKLRVLLERRFGEELGETLFDRYNLGFSAEYRTLTHPRFALRDIQGMEEVRRGGGEFFSLWGPFHNDEEYFRLQFYSRRETYLNELMPLLENMHLWVIDELDYLVKPQEETYFIKSFAVRCNDERALPLGQLGDKLLAMLIALRRGEIENDNLNRLLVLTGLDWREIDVFRGYRNYYHQLGSTFTKRRVAYALINNPHIALLLFRYFSARFEPREAWSDQSAREEQALSPLRMQLAAALEEVADINEDRILRTFFNLIDSTVRTNFFLRRSASDYFFAFKISAIGIIEMPAPRPLFEIYVHAAAMEGIHLRGGRVARGGIRWSDRPDDFRTEILGLMKTQMTKNALIVPVGSKGGFIVQTPYRTREEGAQLSRAAYVTLMRGLLDLTDNRVGGQVVRPAGLVAYDDEDPYLVVAADKGTAQFSDTANAVSREYRFWLDDAFASGGSQGYDHKALGITARGAWECVKRHFRELGRDIQSEPLSVVGIGDMSGDVFGNGMLLSRQIRLVGAFDHRHIFLDPNPDPAASYRERERLYHLPRSSWEDYDRALISAGGGIYSRQAKDIPLSPQVRDLLGVRHASVDGQDLVRLILQAPADLLWNGGIGTYVKASSEKHEEVGDRNNDAVRIDAAQLRVRVVGEGGNLGFTQRARIEFALNGGRINTDAIDNSAGVDCSDHEVNLKILMQVLAEQQCLADRAERDRLLREVTTDVCAAVLRNNYTQSLALSLDLRRCQDNPAPFVDLTERLANAGLLDRAGECLPTSKELLARPGKSLTRPELAILLAYGKMQLFQALLEKGFSLRDSTREFLAEYFPGTIRERFAAHLDKHPLAQEITATVLTNRVIDLGGSALMIQLSHRSGRNLAECALTFAFFDRILQGDALRQAVFGLDNLMAANDQYEIFRRYADTLRELCLWSLERNLDASLDDDVIRLWRDRMEEFLNMLPGVVPAAEWAGAEGRAADLESQGLSRSLALLVAGLPYLRDVLPLVSLVDETGRDLRTVTCAYRDLAGVFDIGTLSTRAAKVPLRDRWDRLAYETFLADLTTSLFALTRAVLEETDGNVERYLSRRRQKIRDLRTVQQQIQASEPVNFHPFSVWVRTLGSLIPSR from the coding sequence ATGAATATTTTCGTGGATACGGCAACCGAGGACCCCGGCCGTGACGGGCTCGGGGCGCTCACCGAAGAGATTCTGACGCGGCTTGCGTCCCTGGCTCCCGACGGCCAGGGCGAGGCCCTGCGTCAACTGGCCCTGGAACTGGAAATCCACACCGCCCGTTCCTACTTTCAACACCTGCCCGCGGAGCGGCTGGCGGGCTGGATCACCCAAATCTTCACCTTCATCGACGCCAGGCGCGAGGATGTCGCCCTGGCTCTGGTCCCTGGGGTGAGGGCGGGGCGCTGGTATCTTCTCACCAACACCCCCGATGCGCCCTTTTTGGTGGATTCGCTGCAAACCCTGCTCAACCGCAACCGCCTGCGTTTCCAGGTCATCAGTCACCCCATTCTAACCATTCGCCGCCGGCAGGGGCGTATCGTCGAACTCAGCGCAGGTTCCGGCAGAGCGCCCCGGGAATCCTTGATCCTGGTGGAACTGCAGGGGCTTCAGGAAAAGGCGCGAAGACGCCTTGAGGATGAGATCCGTGAGGTCTTCGCGGCGGTATTGCAGGTCGAGCGGGACCGGCGCAAACTTTCGGCCTGTCTGCGGCGCCTGGAAAAACTTGCCCCGACCGAGGAAGACCGCGAGTTTTGGAGTTGGCTGCAGAACGACAATTTCTTGCCCTTTGGGTACCGCGGCTGGCTGGTTGCCCAGCCGGGAGGCGCCGGACAGGTGACCCTCGGGGAAGAACCCCTGGGAATTTTCCCCGGGCTGCCGGACATGCAAAAGGGCGAAACCCTGCCCCTGGCGCGTTTCGGCAGCGAGGTGCACCGGCGCATCCTGCGCGACAGCCTGGTGGTGGTGGACACGACGGAAAATCTGAGTCCGGTGCATCGCGGCGAGCATCTGTACTATCTTGGCTGGCGTGAACCCTTGCCCGACGGCAGTTGCCGCGAGCATGCCTTTTGCGGGCTGTTTTCCCAGAAGTTTCTGGAGGAGCCCACCTTTTCCGTTCCTTCCTTGCGGCGCAAAATCGAGCGAGCCCTCCAGGCGCTGGGGATCCCCCGGGGCTGCCACGACTACAACAAAACCATCGATATCTTCAATACCTTTCCCAAGGTCGAATTGTTTTTCATGAGCCCCGAGGCCTTGCAGGCAGCGGTGCGCTCCTTTACGTTTCTCTACCGCGAGGGAGCGGTGAAGGTCGTGGTGGCCCCCAGCCTCTCGCTGCGCAGCCTGACCCTGCTGCTGATCATGCCGCGCGAGTTTTACGACCCGGCGCACATCGACCGCCTGGAAGCCTATATCCGGCGATTTTTCCATGCCGAAGAGAGCAGTTCCCGTCCCATCCATCTGTCGAGCGACTATCTGAGCCTGCATGTGAGGGTGACGGCCGTCGCCAAGGATGCCCCCCATGATGTGCGCCGCCTGGAGCGCGGCCTCACGGAAATCGCCCGGCCCTGGGACATGAAGCTGCGGGTGCTGCTGGAGCGCCGTTTCGGCGAGGAACTCGGCGAGACGCTCTTTGACCGCTATAACCTGGGATTTTCCGCCGAATACCGCACTCTGACCCATCCTCGCTTCGCCCTGCGCGATATTCAGGGCATGGAAGAAGTGCGGCGCGGCGGGGGAGAGTTTTTCAGCCTCTGGGGCCCGTTCCACAATGATGAGGAGTATTTTCGGTTGCAGTTTTACAGCCGCCGTGAAACCTATCTCAACGAGCTCATGCCCCTTCTGGAAAACATGCACCTCTGGGTCATCGACGAACTCGACTACCTCGTCAAGCCGCAGGAGGAAACCTATTTCATCAAGAGCTTCGCGGTGCGCTGCAACGACGAGCGGGCGCTGCCCCTGGGGCAACTCGGCGACAAGCTGCTGGCGATGCTCATCGCCTTGCGGCGCGGCGAGATCGAGAACGACAACCTCAATCGCCTCCTGGTGCTGACCGGCTTGGACTGGCGGGAGATCGACGTCTTTCGCGGTTATCGCAATTACTATCATCAACTCGGCTCGACGTTCACCAAGCGTCGCGTGGCTTATGCGCTGATCAACAATCCGCATATCGCCCTTTTGCTGTTTCGTTATTTCAGTGCCCGCTTCGAACCCCGCGAGGCCTGGAGCGACCAGTCGGCGCGCGAGGAGCAGGCGCTCTCGCCCCTGCGCATGCAGTTGGCAGCGGCCCTTGAGGAGGTCGCGGACATCAATGAAGACCGTATCCTGCGCACGTTCTTCAATCTCATCGACTCCACGGTGCGCACCAATTTTTTTCTGCGGCGCTCGGCCTCGGACTATTTTTTCGCCTTCAAGATCAGCGCCATCGGCATCATCGAGATGCCCGCGCCGCGACCGCTGTTCGAGATCTACGTACATGCCGCCGCCATGGAAGGCATCCACCTGCGCGGCGGGCGAGTCGCGCGCGGCGGCATTCGCTGGTCGGACCGGCCCGATGATTTTCGCACCGAAATTCTCGGGCTGATGAAAACACAGATGACGAAAAACGCCCTGATCGTTCCGGTCGGATCCAAGGGTGGCTTTATCGTTCAGACCCCCTATCGGACGCGGGAGGAGGGGGCGCAATTATCGCGCGCCGCTTACGTGACGCTGATGCGCGGCTTGCTCGATCTCACCGACAATCGCGTGGGCGGTCAGGTGGTGCGTCCCGCCGGGTTGGTGGCCTATGACGATGAGGATCCCTACCTGGTGGTGGCCGCCGACAAGGGCACGGCGCAGTTTTCCGATACGGCCAACGCCGTCAGCCGCGAGTACCGTTTCTGGCTCGACGATGCCTTTGCCAGCGGCGGTTCGCAGGGTTACGATCACAAGGCGCTGGGCATCACCGCCCGCGGCGCCTGGGAATGCGTCAAACGCCATTTTCGCGAACTGGGCCGCGACATTCAAAGCGAACCCTTGAGCGTGGTGGGCATCGGCGACATGAGCGGCGATGTGTTCGGCAACGGCATGCTGCTCTCGCGCCAGATCCGCCTGGTGGGCGCCTTCGACCATCGTCACATCTTTCTCGATCCCAACCCCGATCCCGCCGCGTCATACCGCGAGCGTGAGCGCTTGTATCACCTGCCTCGTTCCTCCTGGGAGGATTATGATCGCGCCCTGATTTCCGCGGGCGGCGGCATTTATTCGCGCCAGGCCAAGGACATCCCCCTCTCGCCGCAGGTGCGCGACCTTCTCGGCGTGCGTCACGCTTCCGTCGACGGACAGGATCTGGTGCGGCTCATTCTGCAGGCGCCGGCCGATCTGCTGTGGAACGGCGGCATCGGCACCTACGTCAAGGCTTCGAGCGAAAAGCATGAGGAGGTCGGCGATCGCAACAACGACGCGGTGCGCATCGATGCGGCTCAGTTGCGGGTGCGCGTGGTGGGAGAGGGGGGCAATCTCGGTTTTACGCAAAGGGCCCGCATCGAGTTCGCCCTCAACGGCGGGCGCATCAACACCGACGCCATCGACAATTCGGCCGGCGTCGACTGCTCCGATCACGAGGTCAATCTCAAGATTCTCATGCAGGTGCTCGCCGAGCAGCAGTGCCTTGCCGACCGCGCGGAGCGCGATCGCCTGCTGCGCGAGGTGACCACGGATGTCTGCGCCGCGGTGCTGCGCAACAACTATACGCAAAGTCTGGCCCTTTCCCTGGATCTGCGCCGCTGCCAGGACAATCCCGCGCCCTTTGTCGATCTGACGGAGCGCCTGGCCAATGCCGGCCTGCTGGATCGCGCGGGGGAATGCCTGCCGACCTCCAAGGAACTGCTGGCGCGCCCGGGTAAATCCCTGACGCGGCCGGAGCTTGCCATTCTGCTGGCCTACGGCAAAATGCAGCTGTTTCAGGCGTTGCTCGAAAAGGGTTTCTCGCTTAGGGACAGCACCCGCGAATTTCTCGCCGAATATTTTCCCGGAACCATTCGCGAGCGCTTTGCCGCTCACCTCGACAAGCACCCCCTCGCCCAGGAAATCACCGCAACGGTCCTCACCAACCGGGTCATTGATCTGGGAGGAAGCGCCCTGATGATTCAACTCAGCCATCGCTCGGGGCGCAACCTGGCGGAGTGTGCCCTGACCTTTGCCTTTTTTGATCGGATTCTCCAGGGCGATGCTCTGCGGCAGGCGGTCTTCGGTCTCGACAACCTCATGGCGGCAAACGATCAATATGAAATTTTCAGGCGCTATGCCGACACTCTGCGGGAATTGTGCCTCTGGTCCCTGGAGCGCAACCTCGATGCGTCCCTGGACGATGACGTGATCCGCCTTTGGCGCGACCGCATGGAGGAATTTCTCAACATGCTCCCCGGCGTGGTGCCGGCCGCCGAGTGGGCGGGTGCCGAGGGGCGCGCCGCCGATCTGGAATCGCAGGGTTTGTCCCGCTCCTTGGCCTTGCTGGTCGCAGGCTTGCCTTATCTGCGGGATGTGCTGCCGCTGGTGAGCCTGGTCGACGAAACGGGGCGTGATCTGCGCACCGTGACCTGTGCGTACCGGGATCTTGCCGGCGTTTTCGACATCGGCACCCTAAGCACCAGGGCGGCCAAGGTTCCCCTGCGGGATCGCTGGGATCGTCTCGCCTACGAGACATTTCTGGCGGACCTGACAACGTCGTTGTTTGCCTTGACCCGCGCCGTGCTTGAGGAAACCGATGGCAACGTGGAGCGCTACCTTTCTCGT
- a CDS encoding peptidylprolyl isomerase, with protein MCAALGGSAPINSFTKGDLSVETVAKVNGRPISRNELDSTMRVYAQQMHHKAVEQLSVDQFQEVQDMALEKLIARALIFQAALAAGILASEESVEEEKNKLIASFANAEEFYANLEKAGMSPEFYHRMVREDLTVNLMTAEKLKAVPEPQAQEVEKLYQRYPRKMIEPEKVHARHILIAGQGDERDAALSRIRELRARLSVADFASLAREHSDCPSAQAGGDLGYFSRGQMVDSFENAAFQQRPGELGEIVETPYGFHLILVLDKTPERRLSLEEAEGRLRAFLKEEAEVNLLKQWVGELRREADVRILT; from the coding sequence ATTTGCGCGGCTCTCGGCGGCTCTGCGCCCATAAATTCGTTCACCAAAGGAGATCTGTCCGTGGAAACCGTCGCGAAGGTCAATGGTCGTCCCATCAGTCGCAATGAACTTGATAGCACCATGCGCGTCTATGCCCAGCAAATGCATCACAAGGCTGTCGAGCAACTCTCCGTCGATCAGTTTCAGGAAGTCCAGGACATGGCCCTGGAAAAGCTCATCGCGCGGGCGTTGATTTTTCAGGCCGCCCTGGCCGCGGGCATCCTGGCCTCTGAAGAGAGCGTCGAGGAAGAAAAAAACAAGCTCATCGCCTCTTTCGCCAACGCGGAGGAGTTCTACGCCAATCTGGAAAAAGCCGGCATGAGCCCGGAATTCTATCACCGCATGGTGCGCGAGGATCTGACCGTCAACCTCATGACCGCGGAAAAGCTCAAGGCCGTGCCCGAGCCCCAGGCCCAGGAGGTGGAAAAGCTCTATCAGCGCTATCCGCGCAAGATGATCGAGCCGGAGAAAGTCCATGCCAGGCACATCCTCATCGCCGGGCAGGGCGATGAACGCGACGCTGCTCTCTCGCGCATTCGCGAATTGCGCGCGCGGCTGAGCGTCGCCGATTTCGCGAGTCTGGCGCGCGAGCATTCCGATTGTCCCAGCGCTCAGGCCGGCGGCGACCTCGGCTATTTCAGCCGCGGCCAGATGGTGGATTCTTTCGAGAACGCGGCCTTTCAACAGCGCCCGGGAGAATTGGGCGAGATCGTGGAAACGCCCTACGGCTTTCACCTGATTCTGGTGCTGGACAAGACGCCCGAGCGCCGTCTGAGCCTGGAGGAGGCCGAAGGGCGCCTGCGCGCCTTTCTCAAGGAGGAGGCCGAAGTCAACCTGCTCAAGCAATGGGTTGGAGAATTGCGCCGCGAGGCCGATGTGCGGATTCTGACCTGA
- the rsmA gene encoding 16S rRNA (adenine(1518)-N(6)/adenine(1519)-N(6))-dimethyltransferase RsmA, whose protein sequence is MQDDHRPRKRFGQNFLRDQSVIERILEAARLDGGSRVLEIGPGLGALTDRLLESAGRVEVMEIDRDLVTRLEERRHPRLGIHQGDALLLSWDEVLREPPYTLVANLPYNISSQILFRILDCRHLFERLVLMFQKEVGERLCAAPGTGEYGILSVLCPLWFDIRRVVLVRPGAFFPPPKVDSVVLAFEALPAPRAAVADEAFFRRVVKAAFAQRRKTLRNTLKAAGFAEVDVLAALGDCAIDPQARGETLSLEQFARLSAALRP, encoded by the coding sequence ATGCAGGACGATCACCGGCCGCGCAAACGCTTCGGCCAGAATTTTCTGCGCGATCAGTCCGTCATCGAGCGCATCCTGGAGGCCGCGCGGCTCGACGGGGGCAGCCGGGTGCTCGAAATCGGCCCCGGCCTGGGCGCGCTGACCGACCGCCTGCTGGAATCGGCCGGTCGGGTCGAGGTGATGGAGATCGACCGCGACCTGGTGACCCGGTTGGAGGAGCGCCGCCACCCGCGCCTCGGCATCCACCAGGGCGATGCCTTGCTGCTGTCCTGGGACGAAGTGTTGCGCGAGCCGCCCTATACCCTCGTTGCCAATCTGCCCTACAACATTTCCAGCCAGATTCTGTTTCGCATCCTGGATTGCCGGCACCTGTTCGAACGCCTGGTTCTGATGTTTCAAAAGGAAGTGGGCGAGCGTCTGTGCGCCGCGCCCGGCACCGGCGAGTACGGAATTCTTTCGGTGCTTTGCCCCTTGTGGTTTGATATCCGGCGGGTGGTTCTGGTGCGGCCCGGCGCCTTTTTCCCGCCGCCCAAGGTCGATTCGGTGGTGCTCGCCTTCGAGGCGCTGCCTGCCCCGCGGGCGGCGGTGGCCGACGAGGCGTTTTTTCGCCGGGTGGTCAAGGCCGCCTTTGCCCAGCGCCGCAAGACCTTGCGCAATACCCTCAAGGCCGCGGGCTTTGCCGAAGTCGATGTGCTTGCCGCCCTCGGTGATTGTGCTATCGACCCGCAGGCGCGGGGCGAAACTCTGTCCCTTGAGCAATTTGCGCGGCTCTCGGCGGCTCTGCGCCCATAA